Genomic window (Candidatus Palauibacter scopulicola):
GGGGGAAGGGATTCCCGGTAACTTTTGCATATTCAGAGTGATACGCCACGAGATGGTGGATTTGTATAAAACGTTGTTATATATGTATTTATGACACCATACGATCAGCGTAGCGCGGTTCCGCCCGAACTCGGCGCCCTTTCCAACCTTCGATCTCTCAGTTTGCTGCGGAATGAACTCACGGGTGAGATCCCGCCCGAACTCGGCGGCCTCGCCAACCTGAACAACCTCAATCTGGCCCTGAATGCACTGAGCGGCCGGCTTCCTGGGAGCTTCCTGAACCTCTCGCTCGGCCGGTTCTGGTGGAACGAGAACGCCGCTCTCTGCGCACCCGACACCTCCGCGTTCCGGACGTGGCTGGCGGGGATCGGGGACCACCACCCCGGGCCGTTCTGCGTCGAAGGGCCGGAGGCGGTGGGGACGGTGCCCGCGCAGGTCGTGTCCGTCGGCCAGTCCGCGGTCGTGGACGTGTCCCCCTACTTCCGCGACTCGGACGGGGATCCGCTCACCTATACCGCGTTGTCGGGCAACGCCGCCGTGGTCACGGCGAGCATGTCGGGGAGCGCCCTGACGATTACCGGCGCGGCGCGGGGTCGCGCGACGGTCGCGGTGAAGGCGACGGACCCGGCCGGACTGTCGGCGACCCAGACAGTGGCGGTCACGGTGACGACGCCGAATCGCGCGCCACAGCCGGTGGGGACGATTCCGGCCATGAGGTTGTCCATCGGCGGGAGCAGGTCGGTGGACCTTTCCTCGTACTTCCGCGATCCGGACGGGGACGCGCTCACCTATGCGGCATGGTCAAGCCACCCGAGCGTCGCCACCGTGGGCATCTCCGGGACGGTCCTGAACGTGGCCGGCGTGGGCGCGGGGAGCGCCACCGTGACGGTGACGGCGGCGGACCTGGGCGGCCTGGCGGCGGTCCAGACCGTGGCCGTGCGGGTCGGCAACCGCGCCCCGCAGCCGGTGGGGACGATCTCGGCGATCAGCCTCACCGTCGGCGCCAGCCACACGCTGGACGCGTCGGTGTACTTCCGCGACCCGGACGGCGACGCGCTCTCGTACCGGGTGCGGTCGACCATCCCGAGCGTGGCCGCGGCGAGCGTTTCCAGAAACACCGTGACGATCGCGGGGGTGTCTCTGGGCCGGACGACGCTCACGCTCACCGCGACCGACCCGGCCGGCCTGACCGCGACCCAGACGGTGGCGGTGGCGGTCGTACAGACGCCCAACCGCCCGCCGCAGGTAAGGTCGGGCTGGCGTCTCGACGGCCTTACCGTGGGCGAGTCTCACATGCACAACATCGTGGAGGGACGGCACTTCATCGACCCGGACGGGGACGCGCTCACCTTCACGGCGGTGTCGAGAACCCCGAATATCGTCACGGCGAGCATGAACGGGAACGTCGTGACGGTCACGGGCGTGGCGCCGGGAGAGGGGGTCGTCGCGGTGACGGCCGCCGACCCCTCCGGCCTGACCGCGACGCTCGACGTCGAGGTGATGGTCATCCCCGGGTCGAACCGCGCGCCGGAGGCCGTGGGAACGATTCCAGCGCAGGAGTTGGAATACCCCGACGGCGAAACGTCGGTGGAACTGACCCCGTACTTCCGCGACCCCGACGGCGATCCTCTCACCTACACCGCGAGCAGCTCGGACGAGGACGTGGTCGTGGCCACGACCGTGATATGGGAGGGCAATCGCCCCCTTCTCGTCCTCAATCTGGGCGAGGGTGCGACGAGTGACCTGACGGCTACGGTGACCGTGACGGCGACGGACCCGGGCGGCCTGACGGCCACGCAGACGGTGACCGTGAACGTCAGGTGACGGGGCTGGCCAGGGAGCTCATGGCGCGGCGCGTGCCGCACATGCTCGCGCTCTACGCGGGCGGGTCGTGGGCGCTGATCGAGTTCACGGGCTTCCTGGTCGACGAGTTCCTGCTCTCTCCGCACTGGACGCGGGTGGTCATGACCGCGCTCCTCCTGGTGCTGCCGAGCGTGGCGATGCTCGCGTGGTTCCACGGCCGGCGGGGGCGGGACGACGTGCCGCTGGCCGAGAAGGTCGGGATCCCCGCAAACCTCGCCGTCGCCGCGGTCGCCCTGTTCCTTCTCTTCGGCGGCAGGGATCTCGGGGCGGCGACGACCTCGGTGTCCGTGGAGACGGAAGACGGGGAGACCGTCGAGCGCGTCATCCCGAAGACGGAGTTCCGCAAGCGGGCGGCGCTCTTCCCGTTCGACGCGGGCCCCGGACTCGGCGAGGACGAGGCCTGGCTCACGTACGCCGCGCCCGTTGCGCTCGAGCTGGACCTCGCCGCCGACGACTTCTTCGAGGCGGTGGCGCCCGGCGAGTTCGCGCACCGCCTGTTCGAACTCGGGCTGCCGACGCTGCGCGGCGTGCCGCCGGCCCTCAGGCGGCAGATCTCGCGGGACTTCCACGCGCCGTTCATGGTGTCGGGCGCGGTCGGGCGCGGGGACGCCGGCTATCGGGTGACGCTGACGGTGCACGAGGCGCGGCGCGGGTCGCCCGTGAGCGAGACCCTGCACGAGGGGCCGGACTTCCTCGCACTCATCGACGAGATGTCCGCGACGCTCGCCGAGGCGCTGCGGATCCCCGACCGCCCGGAGGTCGAGAACCTCCCCGTCCGCGAGCGCCTGACCGAGAACGATGCGGCGTGGGAGGCCTTCGGCCGCGCCTCCGAACAACTCTTCCTCCCCACCCTGGACCTCGGCGCCGCGATCGAAGGGTTCGACGTGGCGACGACGCTGGACCCGACGTTCGCGCTGGCCCAGTACGAACTCGCCATGCTGCTCCTCGCCGCCAACGAGCCCGAGGAAGCCATCGCCCCGATCTCGATGGCGGTGGACAACGCCTACCGCCTGCCGGAGCGCGCCGGGTTCATGGTGAAGTCCGACTACTACTTCATCACGCAGCAGGCGGACCGGGCCTGGGCCGTGATCGAGATGTGGGTCGACCTCTATCCCGAGGACACGGCGGCGCTCGACTACTACAGCCTCGTGCAGACCCTGAGGGGGGACTGGGAGGGACTGCTGGAGACCCTCGGCACGCTGTACCGGCTGAGCCCCGGCGAGCACTCCCTCCTCATGGACATGGCCGATGTTCACCGGAGGCTGGGGCAGTACGAACTCGCCCTGAGCGCGCTGGGCCGGTACGTGGAGCAGTTCCCGGACGACGTCGCGGGCCACGTGGAGATGGCCCGCATCGACCGGCGGCGCGGGGAGCACGAACGGGCGCGCGAACACCTCGGCCGGGCGCTGATTGTCGCGCCTACGCTGCCGGACCTGGCCCTGGAGCTCGCCTCGCTCGACCTCGACACGGGCCGCTTCGAGGAGGCGCGCCGGGGGTACGAACAGGCGCTGGAGCTGGCCGACACGCCCGACCAGCGGGCCGCCGCGCTCGACGGCCTGAAGGCGTACCACCGGTTCCGGGGGCAGCTCGAAGCGGCCATCGGGACGACGGGCCCGTGGCTCGACGAGGTGTCGCTGATCCTGGCGCCCGTCGAGATCGCGCAGGACCGGTTCTCCGACATCGACCTCTACCTCGAGGCGGGCCGCGACCGGGCCGCCGCTCTCCTGCTGGACTCCCTGCAGGCGAGGCTGCCGCCTGCCCTGGCCGACTTCCAGGTGCCGCGCTGGAGGCTCCGCATCGCGCTCGGGGCCGGCGACGGCGAGGCGGCGCTCCGCGCGTACGACGCGGCCATCGCCGCCATGGAGGCGAACGACTTCGGCGTGCAGCGGCCGCTGCTGATCGCCGACCGCGGGCGGATCGACGAACTCCAGGGCGACTACGACGCGGCGGTCGAGCGCTTCCGCGAGGCGATGGCGCTGGACCCCGGCCGCAACCTGCACCTCGAGACCGGCCGCGCGCTCCGCGCGGCGGGGCGCCTCGCGGAGGCCGAGTCCGAACTGCGCGAAGCGCTGCGCCGCATCCCCGCGGACCCGCACGCGCACCTGGAGCTGGCCTCCGTACTGGAGGTGAACGGGAACCCGGAAGGCGCCCGGGAGCACCTGCGGAGCGCGCTCGCGGCGTGGGCACCCGCCGACGCGTCGTTCGAGCCCCCCCGCGAAGCCCGCGCGAAGCTGGCCGAGCTGGACGGCGCGAACTGACGGACGACAGGAGTTGACGAGATGAGGGAGAGGCGGGCCGTGGAAGATCGCGCGAAACGCAGGACCTGGGCGGGCAGGCTGTCCTTGTGCCTGGTGGGCATCGGCCTGGCGGGCATCGGCCTGGCGGCCGCGGCCTGCGGGGGCGAGAACCCACTGCCGCCTCCTCCGCCGCCCCCGCCGAACCAGGCGCCGCAGGCGGTGGGCGCGATTCCTCCCCAGAGCGTGAACGTCGGCGAGACGGCGACGATCGACGTGGCGTCGTACTTCGGCGACCCGGACGGAGGGGCGCTCACGTACACGGCCTCGACGTCCAACCCGGCGGTGGTCTCGGTGGCGGTGACCGGAAGCAGCCTGGCGCTGGTCGGGGTGGCGGACGGCGCCGCGACGGTGACGGTGACGGCCCGGGACCCCGGGGGCCTGACGGCGGCGCAGAGCGTGGCGGTGACGGTGCAGACGCCCAATCGCACGCCTGAGACGGTCGGTTCGATCCCCGCCCGGAGCGTGAACACAGGTCAGACGGTGACGCTGGACGTGGTGTCGTACTTCCGCGATCCGGACGGAGACGCGCTGGGGTTCTCGGCGGCGACGTCGGCCGCGGGGGTGGTATCGGTCTCGATGTCTGGGAGCATCCTGACGATGGTCGGGGTCGCGGACGGCACGGCGACGGTCACGGTGACCGCGAGCGATCCGGGCGGCCTGACCGCGGCGCAGAGCGTGGCAGTGACCGTGCAGACGCCGAACCGCGCCCCGGAGGCGGTGGGCACGGTTCCGGCGCAGAACGTGAACGCGCGTGAGACCGAGACGCTGGACGTGGCGTCCTACTTCCGCGATCCGGACGGGGACCCGCTGACGTACACTGCGGCGACGTCGAACGCGGCGGTCGTGTCCGCCGCGACCTCCGGGAGCGCCCTGACGCTGACCGGCGTGGCGGAGGGCGCGGCGACGGTGACGGTGACGGCCCGCGATCCGGGCGGCCTGACGGCGGCGCAAAGCGTATCGGTGAGCGTGCGCCGGGCGGCGGCCCCCGACCTGGAGTTCAGCGGGGTGAGTCCGCAAGCGATCACCGTGGCGCCGGGCGGTGAGGGCGTCGTGGAGTTCACGATCCGGAACGCCGGCAACGCCGCCTCGCCCGCAACGAACTCGAGGGCGCACGAGTCGAACGACGCCGCGATCACCACCTCCGACCGGGTGGCGAGCGACGACATCGCGGTGGAAGCGCTCGCGCCCGCCGTCACCGCGACCGTCCGGCTGAGGATCTCCGTGGCGGCGAGTGCGGCTTCCGGAAGCACCTACTTCGGGATGTGCGTCGACCCGGTGACCGGCGAAACCAACACCGCCAACAACTGCTCGAGCGCCGTCCGGCTGACGATCGCCGCGGCCGACAGCCTCACGCAGCTGACGGACAACAACGCACTTGATTCCAACCCCGCGTGGTCGCCGGACGGGCGCAGGGTCGCTTTCCAGTCCGACCGCGACGGGAACATCGAGATCTATGTGATGAACGCGGACGGCAGCGGCCAGACGCGGCTGACGAACAACTCGGCAAGCGATGGTTCCCCCGCGTGGTCGCCGGACGGACGCAGGATCGCCTTCCAGTCCGACCGCGACGGCAACGAAGAGATCTACGTGATGAACGCGGACGGCAGCAGTCAGACGAATCTGACGAGCGACCCGGCACTTGATTCCAACCCCGCGTGGTCACCGGACGGGACCAGGATCGCCTTTTCGTCCGACCGCGCGCCGGAGGATTTTCTGGAACCAAACTACCCTGACGTCTACGTGATGAACGCCGACGGCAGCGGCCCGATTCAACTGACGGACACCTCCCTGATTGATGAGGCGGCCGCGTGGTCACCGGACGGGAGCAAGATCGCCTTCCACCAGTGGGCGCCGACGGCGGGTCTCCTCCAGGTCATCGTTCCCGCTGACATCCACGTGATGAACGCCGACGGCAGTGGCCAGATGAACCTCACGAGGGGCCGTGTCGAATTTAGGGATCCGTTTGATGAGCACCCTGCGTGGTCGCCCGACGGGACCTGGATCGCTTTCTCGTCCGACCGCGACGACCGGTTTGACGGTAACCGGGAAATCTACGTGATGGGCGCCGACGGCAGCGGCCAGACGAGGCTTACGAACAACTCCGCCGATGATCGCACCCCCGCGTGGTCACCCGACGGGACGAGGATCGCGTTCTCTTCCGACGGCGACATCTACGCGCTGCGGCTTCCCGCGGCCGTTTCACAGCAACCGGTCGGCCGGCAACCCTCCGACCTCGCCTCGGCGGCACCGTTCAAGATCGTCGTCGAGTCCGTCGAAGTGCGTGGAAGGCGAGGAGGTCAGCGTGGTGATAGCTGACGAGGGATCCCTGACCGGATCGGTCATACTCGGGCGTATGCCGGGCGGGATGAGGGCGGGCTGGCTGGCCCTGTGCCTGGCGGGCGTCGGTCTGGCGGTCGCGGCCTGCGGGGGGGAAAACCCGCTGCCGCCTCCTCCTCCGCCCCCGCCCAACCAGGCGCCGCAGGCGGTGGGCGCGATCCCTCCCCAGAGCGTGAACGTCGGCGAGACGGCGACGGTCGAAGTGGCGTCGTACTTCCGCGACCCGGACGGAGGGGCGCTGACCTACACGGCCGCGGCGTCGGACCCGGGCGTGGTCTCGGTGGCGGTGTCCGGGAGCAGCCTGGCGCTGGTCGGCGTGGCCGACGGCGCCGCGACGGTGACGGTGACGGCCCGGGACCCCGGGGGTCTGACGGCGGCGCAGAGCGTGGCGGTGACGGTGCAGACACCCAACCGCGCCCCGGAGACGGTGGGTTCGATACCGGCCCAGAGCGTGAACACGGGCCAGACGACGACGCTGGACGTCTCCTCGTACTTCCGCGACCCGGACGGGGACGCGCTGGGGTTCTCGGCGGCGACGTCGGCCGCCGGGGTGGTGTCGGTCCAGATGTCGGGAAGCAGCCTGGCGCTGGTCGGGGTGGCCGACGGCACGGCGACGGTGACGGTGACCGCGGCCGATCCGGGCGGCCTGACCGCGGCGCAGAGCGTGGCGGTGACGGTCCAGACGCCGAACCGCGCCCCGGAGGCGGTGGGCTCGGTTCCGGCGCAGAACGTGAACGCGGGTGAGACGGCGACGCTGGACGTGGCGTCGTACTTCCGCGATCCCGACGGGGACGCGCTCACGTACACGGCGGCGACCTCGAACGCGGGGGTGGCGACCGCCGCGACCTCCGGCAACAGCCTGACGCTGACCGGCGTGGCGGAGGGCGCGGCGACGGTGACGGTGACGGCCCGCGATCCGGGCGGCCTGACGGCGGCGCAAAGCGTATCGGTGAGCGTGCGCCGGGCGGCGGCCCCCGACCTGGAGTTCAGCGGGGTGAGTCCGCAAGCGATCACCGTGGCGCCGGGCGGTGAGGGCGTCGTGGAGTTCACGATCCGGAACGCCGGCAACGCCGCCTCGCCCGCAACGAACTCGAGGGCGCACGAGTCGAACGACGCCGCGATCACCACCTCCGACCGGGTGGCAAGCGACGACATCGCGGTGGAAGCGCTCGCGCCCGCCGCCACCGCGACCGTCCGGCTGAGGATCTCCGTGGCGGTGAGTGCGGCCTCCGGAAGCACCTACTTCGGGATGTGCGTCGACCCCGTGACCGGCGAGACGAACACCGCCAACAACTGCTCGATCGCGGTCACGATGACCATCTCGGCGCCCGCCGTCCCGACGCGGCTCACGAACCACTCGGGCGATGCCCATAGTCCCGCGTGGTCACCGGACGGCGCCCACCTCGCCTTCACGGGCGAATCCCGGGACGGCCGGACCTCAGAGATCTACCTGATGAATGCCGACGGCGCCGGCCTCGTTCAACTGACCCACGAAGGATCCGCCTGGCAGGACAACGTCGCGTGGTCGCCCCGCGGGGACGTGATCGCGTTCTCGTCCGACCGCGCCTCCCCGGGCAACCCCAACGGTTACCGCGAGATATGGACGCAGAATCTCTCGGACGGGGCGGCGGCGCCGCTGACGCGCCACGACGGCCACGACGACTACCCCACTTGGTCCCCGGATGGCCGAATCGCCTTCGAGTCCGACCGCGACGGCGACTTCAACATCTACGCGTGGCCCGTGGGCCGGACCGTGGGGCCGCTGACCACCCACGTTGCACGGGACGAGAACCCCGCGTGGTCCCCCGACGGGACGAGGATCGCTTTCAGGTCCGACCGCGACGGCAACATGGAGATCTACACGAAGGATCTGAATGTCGGCCCCGGCCTTGGCCTGACGCGGCTCACAGACCACGCCGCTCGTGACGACTACCCGAAGTGGTCTCCCGATGGCGCCAGAATCGTGTTCACGTCCAACCGGGACGGCAACAGCGAGATTTACGTGATGAACGCGGACGGCACCGGCCTGACGCGGCTGACCCGTGACCCCGGTCTCGATTTTACCCCCGCCTGGTCTCCCGACGGCGCCAGCATCGCTTTCGCGTCCGACCGGGCCGACGGGACCGGCAAGCTCGACATCTACGTAATGGCTGCTCCGGCCGCCGACCGTCCACCCTCGGGACGGTCCAGGATCCCGCTCGATGCCCCGGAGCAGCGACTCATGCGGGCCGTGCCGTTCACGATCGTCGTCGAGTCCGTCGAGGTGCCGCGCTGACCGCGCCGCGCGGTCTCCGTTGACGCCCCGTTGATCTCATCGGTGAGCTTTGGTGCAGGAGCTCGAACCGCTAGCTTGAGATCATCGCCGAAGGAGTCGTCCATGCCCAAGCCGAACGCGCACACACCCCGGGCCGGAGCCGATGCCGGCCGGACGCGCGTCGACGACCGCTCGTCCCGCTCGCGCGTCCGACCCTCGGGAGCCGCCGACGGCATCACGGTCACGCGCTGGAGCCTGGGCCTCTCCCTCACGGTCGCGCTCACCGTCGTCACCGCGGCCTTCACGCTCGTGTGGAACCAGACCGTGAGGCTCGGTGAAACACAGGTGCAACTTGTGGCGAGCATCGCTGGCGTGAACGATCGGGTCGCCGGCATCGAGCCGCGAATGTCCACGCTTGAGACGCGGCTGACCGGCATCGAGACGCGGCTGACCGGCATCGAAACACATGTGACCGGACTCGAGCTGCGTGTGACCGGCCTCGAATCGGAAGTGCGCGAGATGCGGGAAGGGGTCGCCGGCCTGAGCGAAGAAGTACGCGAACTCGCCGACCTCATCCGCGACCGGGGCCTGCCCGACCCGCCGACTCAGTAGCCGCTTGGCGGTTGAGAGTCTCTTGATCCGCCACCCTATCATGAGGTCGTCAGGGGTTCGACCGCAGCGATTGCAGGGGCGTGCCGGATCGACCCATTGTAAGTGCCGTGTCCAGGAAGGTGGAGCCGGAAACATGACGAAGAATCCTGATCGCTGGATCGCTGGTATGAACGGGCTCGTGTCGCTCGTCACGCTCCTCTCCCTCGGGTTCAGCGGCGTCTGGCATCTCGGGGGCCGCATGGGCGCGATGGAAGCCGAGATCAGCGGCGTGGAGCAGCGGCTCGAAGGTGTCGAGACCCGTCTCCTCAGCATCGAGGAAGCGCTCCGAGAGGGCACCCGCGTGTCCACCGCCTATCCCTGACGTCACGGTCGCCCTCTTGTGGCGGTCGGGTTTCCGAACAGCGAGGTCCACCGGCGCTGACGTCCCATACCTGGCTCACGGTGTTTTCTCGAGAGGTGCGAGGAGGGCGTCGTCGAGCCGGGACGCCGCTATTCGGGGAGATTCAGCCTGCTTCCCTCGTTCGAACTGCACGCCGCCGCCACCGCCGCCGGCGCCGAAAAAGACGCGTGATTGACAGAGAGAACACGACCCCCCAATATAGGGTGTAATCCCCCAACTTTATGGGGGGCAATGGTTTGCCACGATTCCTCGAATGAGGTAACGAATAGGGGAACGTGAAGGACCGAAATCCCGCGCAACGTTCGGACTTCGAGGACATGGGAATCGACGTCCGCACCGGTGAGACTCAGCGGTCGATCAGGCGCCCCACACGGTGATGGTCGCGCCGTTTCGGCGGCGCTCCTCGCGGTAGATCTTCTCGGCCCAGGTCCTTCCCTCGCGCATGTCGAAGACGACGAGGTGGCCGGCGTCGGCGTCGGAGAGATCCATGTAGCCAGCCGTCTGCTCGAGTCCCTGCTCGACGGTTCGGGCGTGTGAACCGCCATCCTTCAGGAGCTTGCACTCGACGACGAACCGGTCGGCGCGCCCCTCATCGCCGGGCCAGATGACCAGCAGGTCCACGCGGCGGCTTCCCAGCGCGTACTCCCGCTCGATCCGCCCCCGCCCGTTCACGACGCGGTGCAGGAACGCCTGCAGCACGAGTTGGGGGCCCGCCTCGGTGTACTGGGCGCGCTGGACCCAGTGCTCCGAGTCCTGCCGGAAGAAGTCCTGGAAGGCGGCGAGCAGCTTGTCCATGTCGAGGCCGCCGCCGGCATCGACGTACCAGGCCATCGGCTGCTGCGGCATCGCCTGTTGAAGCACCCAGGTGAGTTCCCTGGGCAGCACTTCGCTGTAGATGGGGTTGGCGATACGAAGCGGCGGGTCCGGCGCCACCAGTCCAAGATCGCGCACGTACTCGAAGTCCCGGCCGGAATAGGCCGCATCGTCACCGCTCAGCAGCGGCTCGATCACGCGGCGCACCCGCGGCTCGCGCAGCTTGTCGGCCAGTTGGTCCAGGTGCGTTTCGCGGCGCAAGATTAGCGCCTCCCTTGCCTCGAAGACGTCCGGCTCGGAGATGGGACGGTCGCGCGGAAGGGGCGCGCCGGAGGGGAAGCATGTTTCCTGTGCAAGAGCGTTGACGAGCCAGGGCTGCCCGTGCGTCTGCTCCCACACGGCTTCCAGCGCCTCCCGGGCGAAAGCCTGGCCCGACTCGGCCGTGAACTGGCCCAGCAGGGCCTCGACCTCGGCCCGGGTGAGGTCTCCCAGGCGGAGCGAGCGAGTCTTGATGTTGAACGCGCTGCCCCCCGTGATCACTTCCCGCCCGGATCCGGAGTGGATCCGGTAGTCGCGCACGTCGCGCACGCCGCACAGCACGACGCTGTGCGGGAACGCGGCCGGGCGGTGGGCGTAGCCCGCGCGGAGTTGCCGCAACACGGACACGAGCGAGTCGCCGACCAGCGCGTCGATCTCGTCGATCAGGAGCACGAGCGGCGAGGCGGACGCCTTCGCCCACAGGCGCAGCAGCGTCCCCAGCGCAACATCGGGACGCCCCGTAGTGTCGAGGTCCCGCGCCGCCTCGGCCGTGGCCGGATCGTTCAGCGTGTCCTCGGCTTCGTGGGCGATCTCGGTGGCGATCGCCCCCGTCGCCCGTCCGACGTCCTCGCGGGCCGTCTGCGCCGGTTCGACGTTGATGTACGCGCAACGATACTCGCCCT
Coding sequences:
- a CDS encoding tetratricopeptide repeat protein gives rise to the protein MTGLARELMARRVPHMLALYAGGSWALIEFTGFLVDEFLLSPHWTRVVMTALLLVLPSVAMLAWFHGRRGRDDVPLAEKVGIPANLAVAAVALFLLFGGRDLGAATTSVSVETEDGETVERVIPKTEFRKRAALFPFDAGPGLGEDEAWLTYAAPVALELDLAADDFFEAVAPGEFAHRLFELGLPTLRGVPPALRRQISRDFHAPFMVSGAVGRGDAGYRVTLTVHEARRGSPVSETLHEGPDFLALIDEMSATLAEALRIPDRPEVENLPVRERLTENDAAWEAFGRASEQLFLPTLDLGAAIEGFDVATTLDPTFALAQYELAMLLLAANEPEEAIAPISMAVDNAYRLPERAGFMVKSDYYFITQQADRAWAVIEMWVDLYPEDTAALDYYSLVQTLRGDWEGLLETLGTLYRLSPGEHSLLMDMADVHRRLGQYELALSALGRYVEQFPDDVAGHVEMARIDRRRGEHERAREHLGRALIVAPTLPDLALELASLDLDTGRFEEARRGYEQALELADTPDQRAAALDGLKAYHRFRGQLEAAIGTTGPWLDEVSLILAPVEIAQDRFSDIDLYLEAGRDRAAALLLDSLQARLPPALADFQVPRWRLRIALGAGDGEAALRAYDAAIAAMEANDFGVQRPLLIADRGRIDELQGDYDAAVERFREAMALDPGRNLHLETGRALRAAGRLAEAESELREALRRIPADPHAHLELASVLEVNGNPEGAREHLRSALAAWAPADASFEPPREARAKLAELDGAN
- a CDS encoding CARDB domain-containing protein; translation: MRERRAVEDRAKRRTWAGRLSLCLVGIGLAGIGLAAAACGGENPLPPPPPPPPNQAPQAVGAIPPQSVNVGETATIDVASYFGDPDGGALTYTASTSNPAVVSVAVTGSSLALVGVADGAATVTVTARDPGGLTAAQSVAVTVQTPNRTPETVGSIPARSVNTGQTVTLDVVSYFRDPDGDALGFSAATSAAGVVSVSMSGSILTMVGVADGTATVTVTASDPGGLTAAQSVAVTVQTPNRAPEAVGTVPAQNVNARETETLDVASYFRDPDGDPLTYTAATSNAAVVSAATSGSALTLTGVAEGAATVTVTARDPGGLTAAQSVSVSVRRAAAPDLEFSGVSPQAITVAPGGEGVVEFTIRNAGNAASPATNSRAHESNDAAITTSDRVASDDIAVEALAPAVTATVRLRISVAASAASGSTYFGMCVDPVTGETNTANNCSSAVRLTIAAADSLTQLTDNNALDSNPAWSPDGRRVAFQSDRDGNIEIYVMNADGSGQTRLTNNSASDGSPAWSPDGRRIAFQSDRDGNEEIYVMNADGSSQTNLTSDPALDSNPAWSPDGTRIAFSSDRAPEDFLEPNYPDVYVMNADGSGPIQLTDTSLIDEAAAWSPDGSKIAFHQWAPTAGLLQVIVPADIHVMNADGSGQMNLTRGRVEFRDPFDEHPAWSPDGTWIAFSSDRDDRFDGNREIYVMGADGSGQTRLTNNSADDRTPAWSPDGTRIAFSSDGDIYALRLPAAVSQQPVGRQPSDLASAAPFKIVVESVEVRGRRGGQRGDS
- a CDS encoding CARDB domain-containing protein, whose product is MIADEGSLTGSVILGRMPGGMRAGWLALCLAGVGLAVAACGGENPLPPPPPPPPNQAPQAVGAIPPQSVNVGETATVEVASYFRDPDGGALTYTAAASDPGVVSVAVSGSSLALVGVADGAATVTVTARDPGGLTAAQSVAVTVQTPNRAPETVGSIPAQSVNTGQTTTLDVSSYFRDPDGDALGFSAATSAAGVVSVQMSGSSLALVGVADGTATVTVTAADPGGLTAAQSVAVTVQTPNRAPEAVGSVPAQNVNAGETATLDVASYFRDPDGDALTYTAATSNAGVATAATSGNSLTLTGVAEGAATVTVTARDPGGLTAAQSVSVSVRRAAAPDLEFSGVSPQAITVAPGGEGVVEFTIRNAGNAASPATNSRAHESNDAAITTSDRVASDDIAVEALAPAATATVRLRISVAVSAASGSTYFGMCVDPVTGETNTANNCSIAVTMTISAPAVPTRLTNHSGDAHSPAWSPDGAHLAFTGESRDGRTSEIYLMNADGAGLVQLTHEGSAWQDNVAWSPRGDVIAFSSDRASPGNPNGYREIWTQNLSDGAAAPLTRHDGHDDYPTWSPDGRIAFESDRDGDFNIYAWPVGRTVGPLTTHVARDENPAWSPDGTRIAFRSDRDGNMEIYTKDLNVGPGLGLTRLTDHAARDDYPKWSPDGARIVFTSNRDGNSEIYVMNADGTGLTRLTRDPGLDFTPAWSPDGASIAFASDRADGTGKLDIYVMAAPAADRPPSGRSRIPLDAPEQRLMRAVPFTIVVESVEVPR